A region of the Agelaius phoeniceus isolate bAgePho1 chromosome 32, bAgePho1.hap1, whole genome shotgun sequence genome:
tttctgtttttgttgctgattttggggttcaGGGCCGAGGCCGCCCCGGGCTCGGAGCCGccgctgtccctgcaggggaaCCCCGAGGAGATCGACCTGGACGAGGAGGGGGAGGAGCCCGACGGTACCGGGGGAGGGGcaaagggaggggaaggggctggggaggggcccGACAGTACCGGGGGAGGGGCAAAGGGAGGGGGAGGAGCCCGACGGTACCGGGGGAGGGGCAAAGGGAGGGGGAGGAGCCCGACGGTACCAGGGGAGGGGCAAAGGGAGGGGGAGGGTCCAAATCGTACCGGGGGGAGGGGCAAAGGGAGGGGGAGGAGCCTGATGGTACCCGGGGGAGGGGCAAATGGAGGGGGAGGGGTaaagggagggggaggggcagggggaggggccCGATGGTACCTGGAGGGAGGGGCAAAGAGAGGGGGAGTGGCCCCGATGATACCGGGGGGGGAGCGGCACAGGGGGAGGGGCCAGTGGGGGGAGAGACCCCGGCATTGTGGACACTGGGACTGGGGGGAGGGGCACATTGGGAGGGGGTGGGGGCCGGAAATGGGGGGAgctgagggggggggggggtccctgagggggggtcccaggtgggGGATGggtgcctgcccctcccccccacCCTGACCCCGCCCCCGTTTCTGTGTCCCCGCCCCCAgaggtgcagctggagcagaggaaggtcCCGGCCTCAGTGTTTGGGGGGCTCAAGGACGACTGAGACCCCGCCCACCCCGGGGgagcccctcccccaccccctgcccctcccccacccaccCCCCAATAAACACCAAAACCTCTTTGGACACGCCCTGGCTGCCCCTCCCCCCTCtcaggttttggggtctcctcccccttgggttttggggtgcccctcccccccctccagcccctccccctttggttttggggtcccctcccccccccagcccctcccccagTGCCAGTGACACCCccggggtgggggaggggcgggggtgACCCCCATTTCCGCCTTTATTGAccggggggggtccccagggtgtccAGGAGGCGCTGGGCGAAGGCCTGTTCCAGCTGGGGGGAGGGGAACGGGCtaagaccccccccaaaaaaaaacccccaaaaacccccagacccaaacaaaaccccagggacccccagaacccctcagggaccccccagaaccccccagttcccccccaaaatcctcccaaacaCCCctagggacccccaaaatcccttagagaaccccccaggaccccccgaCACTCCCAAAATCCTTTAGGGACCCTCCAGTACCCCTtagggaccccccaaaacccctcaggacccccccaacCACCCTTaaggacccccccaaatcctttaAGGACTCCCAAGAGCCCCTCAGGACCCCTTAGggatccccccaaaatcccttagCGATCCCCCCggaccccaaacaccccccagAGATCCCCCCAGGACCTCTTAGAGACCCCCCAAGAGCCCTCAGGACCCTTTGGGACCCCCTTAACCACCTCTAGgaacccccccaggaccccccaaaaccctttAGAGacccccccaggagcccctaaGAGCTCTTAGGGTCACCCCAACATCCCCAGGACCCCTCAGGACGCCCCAGCCACACTTAGGGACCCCCCAACACACCCTAGGGACACCCCAAGAGCCCCCCCACCGGGACCCCAAACACCCCTAtagggaccccccaaaacccccaggaCCACCCCCAAgaaccccccaggaccccccaagaGCTCTTGGGAACCCCCCCACATCTCTTAGGggccccctcaggacccccccaaaacccctcaggaccccccaaccACCCTTAGGGACCCCCCCCCAAGACCCACCCAGAACCTTTTAAGAGACCCCCAAAGACCCCTCAACCTCCCttagggacaccccaaaacccctcaggacccccccaaaacccctcaagaCCCCCCCCAACCTCCCTTAAGAAcctcccctcccccacctccagcagcagcccctccccctcctcATGGGGGCGGAGCTCCAGGGTCACGCGGTGCAGGGGGAggggcccgagcccggcccggtgCCGCTCCAACtctgggggggggaggggcgtgGTCAGCGTGGGGGGAGGGGCACGGggggggaggatttggggtccgACCCCACCCCCGGTGTTTTGGTCTCTCCCGGAAGTTGCTCCTCCCACCGGAAGCTGCTTTCCTCTACACCGGAAGTTTCTCTCCCCTCCCCCCGGAAGTTCCTCTTTTCACTTCCGGAAGTCACTCTCCTCCCCCGGAAGTTGCTCAACCCTCCCCCGGAAGTTGCTCTTTTTCCCCCGGAGGTTCCTGTCCACACCACCGGAAGTTGTTTTCCTCCCCCAAAACTTGCTCTGCCCCCTCCCGGAACTTGCTCTCCCACCACCCGAAGTTGCTTTTTCCATTCCCGGAAGTTCCTCCTCCCAGCCGGAAGTTACTCTCCCCTACACCGGAAGTTGCTCTCCCTCCCCGGAACTTGATAACCCTTACCCGGAAGTCTCTCTATGCCACGCGGAAGTTGCTGTTCCCCCACTGGaatttcctctccctcccctggAAGTCACTTGACCCCCCGGAAGTTGCTTCCCCTCCCCAAAACTGATCTCCCTTTCCCGGAAATTGCTCCAACACCACAGGAAGTTCCTCTTCCCCTCCCCGTAAGTCACTCTACCCTCCCCCAGAAGTTGGGCTCTGCCACCACCGGAAGTTCTTCTTCGCCCGGAAGTTGCTTCACCTGTCCCAAAAGTTGCTCTCCCTCCACCGGAAGTTGCCCTCCCCTCCCCGGAAGTTGCTTCCCTTTTCCCGAAGTTGCTCTTCCCCACCGGAAGTTGTTCCCCCTCTCACCGGAAGTCACTCTACCCCCCCCCTCGGAAGTGTCTCTCCCTTCCCGAAATGTTATTTTCACTCTCCCCCACCGGAAGTTCCTCCCCTCCCCCGGAAGTTGCTCCCCCCCTCCCCGGAAGTGCCTCTCACCCTCCCGAATCGTTGGGCGTCGAACGGCTGCAGCAGCGCCCCCTGCTTGGAGGGGCCCGTGGGGCACGTGGGGGCCCCTCACAACCCCGGGGGCGGGGCCGTCGCCGGGGCGCAAGCGCAGGAAGAGCCCCCGGGGGGCGCTGCTGAGCAgtagccccggccccgcccccaccGGAAGTACCAATCGTggcagcggcggcggctccgcccCCTGGcggccaggagggctcagcaggTACTCGCCAGGAGGCACCGCCCCCTCCCAGACCAGGGCGGGGCCTTGGCGCAgccgcagcagcagcgccgcatCCCCTGCGGGAAAGGGGCGGGGTCAGTGTGAGGGGCGGGGCTAAAAGTGGGGAGTGGGGCGTGGCTAAAGGGTGGGGTATAAGTGAAAGGGGTGGGGTCAGTGTGAGGGGGCTAAAATTGGGGAGTGGGTGTGGTTTAAGGGGGTGGGGTGGGAATGAAAGGGGCTGGGCAAGAGAGGGTGGAGGTGGAGCCAAAGCTCCACAGGTGCCCCGGATTGGAGGAGGAGCCAATCCTGGGGCAGTGGTAGGGGTGTGGCAAGAATTTGCTCCTCCCCATTTGAGGCCTGGCTTACCATGTGCAGGGGGGAGGGGCTCTGCGGTCTCCACCTCGATCCGCAGGGGCAGCACTTCCGGGGGCGGAGGCTCTGCTAAAAGGGTGGGGTCAGGCAGAGGCCATGCCCCATTGCTccacccccagggccaccccagccccaggattGTCCCAGAACTGCCCCCAACCCCCCCTCCCCTCACCAGGCTTTTCCTCATCCGGGGTCCCGTCCTGGCTCTCGGGGGGCGGGGTCGGTGGGAGGGGCTCCGTGGGGCTCAACCCCGCCTCCTTCTGGCTCTGCCGTCCCCTGGGGGGCTTGGGCTCTGTTGGGGGCGGCACTGAGAGAGTTAATGCGGGTCTGACCCCTGCacccctccccctgcccttccGGGGCCCCATTTGGCCCCTCCCCCGGTGCTCCTCTGGTTTGGTTCCCCCATCTCGGGGCACCCCTGATTTGGGGGTGCCCCCACATCCAGTCCCCTCCCCCCATATTCAGTCCCCCCCTCCATTTCCTGTGTGTCCCCCCATATTCTGTCCCCTTTTCCTGTGTGTCCCCCCCATATTCAGTCCCCTCACCCTTCTTCCGGTGTCCCCTCCATATTCAGTCCCTTCATTCCATTTCTCTTGTGTCCGTCCATGTTCCATCCCCTtttcccagtgtgtccccacaTATTCAGTCCCTATTTCCCTTGTCACCCTCATATTCAGTCCCCATTTCCGGTGTGTCCCCCCATATTCAGTCCCCTCACCTCATTTCCGGTGTGTCCTCCCATATTCCATCCCCATTTCCGGTATGTCCCCCCCCTTGTTCACTCCCTATTTCCTGTGTGCCCCCTCATATTCAGTCCCCTCACCCTTTTTCCAGTCCCCTCATTCCATTTCCGGTGTATCCCCCCATATTCAGTCCCCATTTCCGGTGTGTCCCCCTATAAATCCCCTCACCCCATTTCCAATGTGTCCTCCATATTTCATCCCCTCACACCATATCCCGTGTCCCCTGCCCATATTCAGTCCCCCAACCCCATTTCCGGTGTGTCCTCTCATATTCAGTCCCCACTCTCCATTTCTCATGTCCTCCCCATATTCAGTCCCCATTTCCTGTGTGTCCCCACATATTCAGCCCCCTCACCCCATTTCCTGTGTGTCCCCCCATAATGAGTCCCCATTTCCGGTTTTTTCCCTCTACATTCAGCCCCCTCACCCCATTTCCGGTGTGTCCTCCCATATTCAGTCCCCATTTCCTTTGTGTCCTCCTATATTCAGCCCCCTCATCCCATTTCCGGTGTGTCCCCCACATTCCGTCCCCATTTCCAGAGTGTCCCACATAACGAGTCCCCATTTCCTTTGTGCCCCCCAATACTGTCCCCGTTTCCCGTGTCCCTCTCATATTCTGCCCCCTATTCGGTGTTTCCCCATATTCACTTCCCGCACCTCATTTCCTGTGTCCCCCCAATCTCCATCCCCCATTCGATGCCCCCGTTCCGTTCCGGCCCCCGGTGCTCACCGCGGGCGGGCAGCACCCGGTACACGCGGTAGGGGCAGGGCCCGTCCgagcggccccgccccggcagCTGCCGGAACTCGGGGCTCCGGGCCAGGGCGCAGCGCAGCCGCGTCTTCCACCCCGCGGGGtcgggggggtccccgggccggAGCCGCCCCTTGTACTCCGCCCACGCCTGCCGGGAGCAACGCCATCAAGCCACGCCCATCTCATTTGCATAGTACACCCCCCCCGCGCCCCACCCACTCGCACTCGGCATGGCTCCACCCCCTGCTCAAAACCCCGCCCTACAGCTGTCCCAGTCCCGCCCCCGGATTGGCTCCTTCCACAGCGGGGGCGTGGCCCAAGCTCCGCCTCCTCCATGGCTTTGTTCAGTGCCAGCACCCGGTAGACCGCCCTCTTCTTAGCTCCTCCCCCTTTCACAGCGTCAGTGCGTTAAGCCCCTCCTCTCAACTAGGCCCCGCCCATCAGCTGGCAAAGGGCTCCTCCCTTTTGCAAAACCCCGCCCATCTCTAAGCCCCGCCCCACTGTGCAGAGCTCCGCCCTTGGCCCCGCCCCTTACATTACAGAACGTCGTTATTGGCCCCACCCCTCACTGTGAAGAGCCCAGCCcttggcccagcacagccttggccACGCCTCCCCAgagccgcggccccgcccctgACCCT
Encoded here:
- the LOC129134403 gene encoding LOW QUALITY PROTEIN: interferon regulatory factor 9-like (The sequence of the model RefSeq protein was modified relative to this genomic sequence to represent the inferred CDS: deleted 1 base in 1 codon) — protein: MAEGGPRRLRPWLLAQLQSGRFPGLQWDDAAQTALRIPWAHGGRSGARDGAGAALCKAWAEYKGRLRPGDPPDPAGWKTRLRCALARSPEFRQLPGRGRSDGPCPYRVYRVLPAREPKPPRGRQSQKEAGLSPTEPLPPTPPPESQDGTPDEEKPAEPPPPEVLPLRIEVETAEPLPPAHGDAALLLRLRQGPALVWEGAVPPGEYLLSPPGRQGAEPPPLPRLVLPVGAGPGLLLSSAPRGLFLRLRPGDGPAPGVVRGPHVPHGPLQQGALLQPFDAQRFGRELERHRAGLGPLPLHRVTLELRPHEEGEGLLLELEQAFAQRLLDTLGTPPGQ